The Henckelia pumila isolate YLH828 chromosome 2, ASM3356847v2, whole genome shotgun sequence genome includes a window with the following:
- the LOC140882387 gene encoding UDP-glycosyltransferase 89A2-like, whose product MELEAINGDILVLPFFGQGHLNPCVELCKYLSPYAKSRIVLIIPSHLSSSIPSALHPSIQVLYIQVPPTELGGGDRPHHAHGGDHLHQQMVQGIQSFLSEKYHVPGKTRPGCVVMDFMMNWCKDIFLRESIPIFPFFTSGAVSTAMEYAAWKANADDMKPGETRLLTGLPDCVALRYADTRRRDHHRGPRGGVGESDHRGPVGRNGFGHREPGQAPRWLEEIDDFKALLINTCHDLEGPFLDYLANQIDTVPVLGIGPLLPETYWRTTETFCRDRDSRSSNRESNHTEDEIIRWLDSKPTQSVVYISFGSEVGPTMEEYGQLADALEESRWAFIWVIQPGAGKPRPPPGTPNVDVHEGYNPMGLQEKVGERGMIIMGWAPQLLILSHPSTGGFLSHCGWNSSVEAMGRGVPILAWPIRGDQFYIARLAVDYLKIGAMVTSGDNLSEMAKKSDILEGIDMVMDDKEVHERAKNVRRMFEAGLPPTSKASIKTLVQLLNSN is encoded by the coding sequence ATGGAATTGGAAGCCATTAATGGAGATATTTTGGTATTACCATTCTTCGGCCAGGGTCATCTCAATCCCTGCGTCGAGCTCTGCAAATACCTTTCTCCCTACGCCAAATCAAGAATCGTTTTGATAATCCCTTCCCATCTATCTTCCTCCATCCCTTCTGCTCTCCACCCCTCCATTCAAGTGCTTTACATCCAAGTGCCGCCGACCGAATTAGGCGGAGGGGATAGACCCCATCACGCCCACGGTGGGGATCACCTGCATCAGCAAATGGTACAGGGGATCCAGAGTTTTCTTTCTGAGAAATATCATGTCCCGggcaagacccgacccggatgtGTGGTGATGGATTTTATGATGAACTGGTGCAAGGACATTTTCCTCAGAGAGAGTATACCCATTTTCCCCTTCTTCACTTCCGGCGCCGTCTCCACGGCTATGGAGTACGCCGCGTGGAAAGCCAACGCGGACGATATGAAACCGGGCGAGACCCGCCTGCTGACTGGGTTACCCGACTGCGTGGCTCTCAGGTATGCAGATACCAGAAGGCGGGACCACCACAGAGGCCCACGTGGCGGCGTCGGTGAATCCGACCACCGTGGCCCAGTGGGGAGGAACGGCTTCGGCCACCGTGAGCCGGGCCAGGCACCTCGTTGGCTGGAAGAGATTGACGATTTCAAAGCTTTGCTGATCAACACGTGTCACGATCTGGAGGGTCCTTTTCTTGATTATCTAGCCAATCAAATCGACACCGTACCGGTGTTGGGTATCGGCCCATTGCTGCCGGAAACGTACTGGCGAACGACGGAGACATTCTGTCGCGACCGGGACAGTAGATCATCGAACCGTGAGTCGAATCACACGGAGGATGAAATCATCCGATGGTTGGACTCGAAGCCCACCCAATCCGTCGTTTACATATCATTCGGCAGCGAAGTGGGTCCCACGATGGAAGAATACGGGCAACTCGCCGATGCATTGGAAGAGTCGAGATGGGCATTTATATGGGTGATCCAACCGGGTGCGGGTAAACCCAGACCACCTCCAGGTACTCCAAACGTCGACGTACACGAAGGCTATAATCCCATGGGATTGCAAGAAAAGGTTGGTGAAAGAGGGATGATTATAATGGGGTGGGCTCCTCAGTTACTTATACTGAGTCATCCCTCGACCGGCGGATTCCTATCCCATTGCGGCTGGAATTCTAGCGTGGAGGCGATGGGGCGGGGAGTTCCGATATTGGCTTGGCCGATCAGGGGAGACCAATTCTATATCGCGAGACTGGCGGTGGATTACCTGAAGATAGGAGCGATGGTAACGAGTGGGGATAACTTATCAGAGATGGCGAAGAAGAGCGATATATTGGAAGGGATTGATATGGTGATGGATGATAAAGAAGTACACGAAAGAGCAAAGAATGTGAGGCGTATGTTCGAGGCTGGCTTGCCACCCACTTCCAAGGCTTCTATAAAGACATTGGTCCAGCTTTTGAACAGCAATTAA
- the LOC140878341 gene encoding UDP-glucosyl transferase 73B2-like yields the protein MGIQILLSDRYNNGNATRPTCVILDVKMRWCRNFFLRNNVPIFGFISSGAVDTAMMHAACKANANDMKPGETRILPGLPDCMALTYSDIIRPYQRGPNGLTKSEGNRLRELHCLGERGDYFKAFFINTCHQLEGPFLDYLANQVETPVFGIGPLLPETYWRSTETLICRDRDCRPSNGTKSNHKEDEILQWLDSKPSQSVIYISFGSKVGGKNTSN from the coding sequence ATGGGGATTCAGATTCTTCTTTCTGACAGATATAATAATGGTAACGCCACTCGACCAACATGTGTGATATTGGACGTTAAGATGAGATGGTGCAGGAACTTTTTCCTCCGAAACAATGTACCCATTTTCGGCTTCATCAGTTCCGGCGCCGTGGACACGGCCATGATGCATGCCGCATGCAAAGCCAATGCTAACGACATGAAACCGGGGGAGACCCGAATCCTGCCTGGCTTGCCCGATTGCATGGCGCTCACTTATTCCGACATTATACGGCCGTATCAAAGAGGCCCGAATGGCTTGACTAAATCCGAGGGGAATCGCCTCCGTGAACTACATTGTCTGGGAGAGAGAGGTGATTATTTCAAAGCCTTTTTTATCAATACATGTCACCAACTGGAAGGTCCGTTCCTGGATTATCTCGCGAATCAAGTCGAAACGCCGGTGTTTGGTATCGGCCCGTTGCTGCCGGAGACGTACTGGAGATCGACCGAAACATTAATCTGTCGCGACCGGGACTGTAGACCATCCAACGGTACTAAGTCCAATCACAAGGAGGATGAAATCCTCCAATGGTTGGACTCAAAGCCTAGCCAATCCGTCATTTACATATCATTTGGCAGCAAAGTTGGAGGGAAGAATACGAGCAACTAG